GGACCATCCGCCGCATCTCGGCGAGCAGGCGGGGCCCCTTGGGCGGTGCCGGGTGGTGGGCCTCGTCGGTCATGGGCGGGAAGGCTAGCACAGCGTGCTAGAAATATATTTCATGGATTCCCTGACCCTCCGGGCGCCCTCGCCACGCATGGCGCCCGGGGCCCGCCGTGCCCTGTTCGCCGCCGTCACCGGCACGCTGATCGAGTGGTACGACTACGCGCTCTACGGGGCCGCGGCCGGGCTGGTCATCGCCCCCCTGTTCTTCCAGGGCGCGACGGCGGGGGCCACCCTGGCGGCCTTCGCCACCTTCGCCGTGGGGTTCGTCGCCCGCCCGCTGGGCGGGGTGGCCGTCGGCCACCTGGGGGACCGCTACGGCCGCCGGCCGGCACTGCTGCTGACCATCGTGGTCATGGGCGTGGCCACGGTGGGGATCGGCCTGCTGCCCACCGCCGCGGCCGTCGGCGTGCTCGCCCCCGTGCTGCTGGTGCTGCTGCGCCTGCTCCAGGGCATGGGCGCCGGTGCCGAGCTGGCCGGGGCCACCACGCTCGTGGCCGAGTTCGCCCCGCCCCACCGCCGGGGGCTGCTCACCTCGCTCGTGCTGGCCACGCCGCCGGCCGGGATCGCCCTGGCCACGGGCGCGTTCCTGTGGGCCTCCACGGCCGGGGACGAGGCCCTGCTGGACTGGGCCTGGCGGCTGCCCTTCCTCGCCTCCGCCGTGCTGTTCGCCCTCGCCGTGTTCATCCGCCGCCGGCTCGAGGAGACCCCGGAGTACGTCCAGGCCCAGGACCGGGCCGCCCGGGACGGCGAGCGGGACCGGGTGCCGGTGGTCGAGCTCTTCCGCCGGCACCGCCGCGCCGTGCTGCTGGGCTTCCTCGGCGTCACCGGCCACAATGCCCTGAACTACACGATGGCGGTGTACGCCCTGTCCCTCATGACCTCCCCGGCGGTGGGCCTGGACCGGGGCGCGGCGCTGGCCGCCGTGACCCTCGGCTCCCTCGCCGGCGTGGTCGCCACGCCGCTCGGCGGGCTGGCCGCGGACCGCTTCGGCGCGCGCACCGTGCTCGCCGCCGGCTCGGCGCTCGGCGCCCTGTACGTCTTCCCGCTGCTCGGGGCCCTGTCCAGCGGGGACGCGGTCCTCGCCACGGCGGCGATCGCCCTGGGCTACGCGGCCGTCATCTCCTGCACCTCCGGCGCCCAGGGCGCCTACCTCGCCGGGCTGTTCCCGCCCCGCGAGCGCTTCAGCGGCATCGCCGTGGCGCGCGAGGCCAACGGCGCGCTCGTGGCCGGCACCACCCCGCTCGTGGTCGCCTGGCTCGTCACCTCCGGCGGTGGGCTCTGGGCGGGCGGGCTGTTCGTGGCCGGGTGCTGCCTGCTCTCCGCCGCCGCCGTGGCGCTCGCGCCGCACGCCGAGCGGCACTGACCTCCTCCCGAAAGGACCACCCCATGGCCGGACTGAAGCGCCGACTGCCCCAGCCCTCCGAGCTGCTGCCGCTGATGAGGTTCACCGCACCGGGCCTGGGCCGCCGGTCCCACCGGCTGCGCCAGGCGGCGGACATCGCCGACCTGCGCTCGATCGCCCGGCGCCGGACGCCGCGGCCCGCGTTCGACTACGTGGACGGGGCGGCGGGGGCCGAGCTGACCGCCCGGCGCACGCGCGAGGCGTTCGAGTCCACGGAGCTGCTGCCCCGGATCCTGCACGGGACGGCCGAGGCGGACCTGTCCACCACGATCGCCGGCGGCCCCTCCGCCCTGCCCTTCGGCATCGCCCCCACCGGCTTCACCCGGTTCATGCACGCCGAGGGCGAGGACGCCGGCTCCGCCGCCGCGGCCGCCGCGGGCATCCCCTTCACGCTGTCCACCATGGGCACCCGCTCGGTGGAGCAGGTGGCCGCGAACGCCCCGGCCGGGCGGCGCTGGTTCCAGCTCTACCTGTGGCGGGACCGCGAGGCCTCGCGCCGGCTGCTCGAGCGCGCGTGGGCCAGCGGCTACGACACCCTGCTGGTCACGGTGGACACCCCCGTGGCCGGCCAGCGGCTGCGGGACGTGCGCAACGGGATGACGATCCCCCCGCGCCTGTCGGCGCGCACCGTGCTGGACGCCTCGTACCGTCCCGAGTGGTGGTTCAACCTCCTGAGCACCGACCCGCTGACGTTCGCCTCGCTGAGCGACACGACGCACGACCTGCCGACGCTGATCAACTCGATGTTCGATCCCACCCTCTCCGTGGCGGACCTGGAGTGGGCCCGGCGGAGCTGGCCCGGACGGCTCTTCGTCAAGGGCGTGCTGACCGCCGAGGACACCCGCCGCGCGCTGGACGCGGGGGCCGACGGGCTGGTGGTCTCGAACCACGGCGGGCGCCAGCTGGACCGGGCGCCGGTGTCCCTGAAGGCGCTGCCGGAGGTGCGCGCGGAGGCCGGCGGGGACGTGGAGGTCATCCTGGACTCGGGCATCCTCTCCGGGGCGGACATCGTCTCCGCGCTCGCCCTGGGCGCGGACTTCACGCTCATCGGGCGGGCCTACCTCTACGGGCTGATGGCCGGGGGCCGCGAGGGCGTGGACCGGGCGATCGAGCTGCTGGCCACCGAGGTGCGCACCGCGATGCAGCTCATGGGCTGCGCCACGATCGCCGACCTCAAGGCCTCCGGGCAGGTCCGCGCGCCCTGGCTGTGACGCACCCGTCAGCGGCCCGGCACTGGAGGCCGCCGGGGGAACCGGCCAGACTGGGGCCATGAGCGACGCCCCCGCCACCCCGGACCGCGCCGGGACGGGCGCACCCGGCCACCCGGGACGCCACGAGCCCCACGGGGGCGGCGAGTCCCTGGCCCAGCGCCTGAACTGGCTGCGCGCCGGGGTGCTCGGCGCCAACGACGGCATCGTCTCGGTGGCGGCCACGGTGGTGGGCGTGGCCGCGGCCACCACGGCGGACGCCCCCGTGCTCATCGCCGGCGTGGCCGCCGTGGTCGGCGGGGCCATCTCCATGGCCGTGGGCGAGTACGTCTCGGTCTCCTCGTCCTCCGACAGTCAGACGGCCCTGATCCACAAGGAGCGCCGGGAGCTCGCCGAGGACCCCGCCGGCGAGCTCGAGGAACTCGTGGAGATCTACCGCCAGCAGGGCCTGTCGGAGCCGACCGCGCGGCGCGTGGCGGAGGAGTTCACCGCGCAGGACCCCATCCGGGCACACCTGCGCGCCGAGCTGAACCTCTCCGAGGACGAGGTGCTCAGCCCGTGGCGTGCCGCCGGCGCCTCGTTCCTGGCCTTCCTGGTCGGCGCCCTGCTGCCGTTCCTGACCATCGTGCTCGCCCCGGTGGACACGCGCATCCCGCTGACCTTCGCGGTGACCGTCCTCGCCCTCGCACTGACCGGGGCGGCCGGCGCGTGGCTCGGCGGCGCGC
This genomic window from Citricoccus sp. SGAir0253 contains:
- a CDS encoding MFS transporter; translation: MDSLTLRAPSPRMAPGARRALFAAVTGTLIEWYDYALYGAAAGLVIAPLFFQGATAGATLAAFATFAVGFVARPLGGVAVGHLGDRYGRRPALLLTIVVMGVATVGIGLLPTAAAVGVLAPVLLVLLRLLQGMGAGAELAGATTLVAEFAPPHRRGLLTSLVLATPPAGIALATGAFLWASTAGDEALLDWAWRLPFLASAVLFALAVFIRRRLEETPEYVQAQDRAARDGERDRVPVVELFRRHRRAVLLGFLGVTGHNALNYTMAVYALSLMTSPAVGLDRGAALAAVTLGSLAGVVATPLGGLAADRFGARTVLAAGSALGALYVFPLLGALSSGDAVLATAAIALGYAAVISCTSGAQGAYLAGLFPPRERFSGIAVAREANGALVAGTTPLVVAWLVTSGGGLWAGGLFVAGCCLLSAAAVALAPHAERH
- a CDS encoding alpha-hydroxy acid oxidase, with translation MAGLKRRLPQPSELLPLMRFTAPGLGRRSHRLRQAADIADLRSIARRRTPRPAFDYVDGAAGAELTARRTREAFESTELLPRILHGTAEADLSTTIAGGPSALPFGIAPTGFTRFMHAEGEDAGSAAAAAAGIPFTLSTMGTRSVEQVAANAPAGRRWFQLYLWRDREASRRLLERAWASGYDTLLVTVDTPVAGQRLRDVRNGMTIPPRLSARTVLDASYRPEWWFNLLSTDPLTFASLSDTTHDLPTLINSMFDPTLSVADLEWARRSWPGRLFVKGVLTAEDTRRALDAGADGLVVSNHGGRQLDRAPVSLKALPEVRAEAGGDVEVILDSGILSGADIVSALALGADFTLIGRAYLYGLMAGGREGVDRAIELLATEVRTAMQLMGCATIADLKASGQVRAPWL
- a CDS encoding VIT1/CCC1 transporter family protein, coding for MSDAPATPDRAGTGAPGHPGRHEPHGGGESLAQRLNWLRAGVLGANDGIVSVAATVVGVAAATTADAPVLIAGVAAVVGGAISMAVGEYVSVSSSSDSQTALIHKERRELAEDPAGELEELVEIYRQQGLSEPTARRVAEEFTAQDPIRAHLRAELNLSEDEVLSPWRAAGASFLAFLVGALLPFLTIVLAPVDTRIPLTFAVTVLALALTGAAGAWLGGARPLPATLRVVAGGAVALAVTFAIGALLGTTGVV